The Clostridium sporogenes genome contains a region encoding:
- a CDS encoding DUF1934 domain-containing protein, with amino-acid sequence MKKKALIHVLSSVPDAKEKNDSIEVVTPGNFYKKDRNYYAVYEETSISGMEGTTTTLKIGEKNFSLIRMGSTSTKMDFALNKKNMSMYSTPYGTLEININTKKLDINIDDNGGRIYIDYIMSVAGQKPQNTILNINISPEKK; translated from the coding sequence ATGAAAAAGAAAGCACTTATCCATGTTCTAAGTTCTGTTCCAGATGCAAAAGAAAAAAATGATTCAATAGAAGTGGTTACACCAGGAAACTTTTATAAAAAAGACAGAAATTATTATGCTGTTTATGAAGAAACTTCCATATCTGGAATGGAAGGTACTACTACTACTCTTAAAATAGGTGAAAAAAATTTCTCGTTAATAAGAATGGGAAGTACTAGTACAAAAATGGACTTTGCACTAAATAAGAAAAATATGTCTATGTATAGTACTCCTTATGGTACTTTAGAGATAAATATAAACACTAAGAAATTGGATATAAATATAGATGATAATGGGGGAAGGATATATATTGACTATATCATGAGTGTAGCAGGACAAAAGCCTCAAAACACTATATTAAATATAAATATATCCCCAGAAAAAAAATAG
- a CDS encoding DUF814 domain-containing protein, with protein MTRALAMVSGGLDSILAAKLIKDQGIEVIGICFRSYFFNEKNAERMTKQIDIPLEVVDFSKEHLEMVKKPKHGYGKNINPCIDCHSMMMKYSGELLEKFNADFIITGEVLNQRPMSQNKAALNVVKKESGYEQKILRPLCAKILPPTEMELQNLVDREKLLNISGRSRKVQMELAEKWGIKEYPSPAGGCKLTEPNYAKRLKDLLKHKETPEERELELLKYGRHFRISENCKIISTRTKEEGDIIKNYLNSKDYMFLACDYNGSTVVIIGEPNEEDVKLAAEITGRYSKGKDEDKIKVKYGKMNTNLNKIIEVKPASDDYLKKFII; from the coding sequence ATGACAAGAGCTTTAGCTATGGTATCAGGTGGCTTAGATAGTATATTAGCTGCTAAACTTATAAAGGATCAAGGAATAGAAGTAATAGGAATATGTTTTAGATCATATTTTTTTAATGAAAAAAATGCAGAGAGAATGACTAAACAGATTGATATACCTTTAGAGGTAGTGGATTTTTCAAAGGAACATTTAGAAATGGTTAAGAAGCCCAAACATGGTTATGGAAAGAATATAAATCCATGTATTGACTGTCATTCTATGATGATGAAATATTCAGGAGAACTTTTAGAAAAATTTAATGCAGACTTTATAATAACAGGAGAGGTTTTAAATCAGAGACCTATGTCACAAAATAAAGCAGCTTTAAATGTAGTAAAAAAAGAATCAGGATATGAACAAAAAATATTAAGACCGTTATGTGCCAAGATTTTACCACCTACAGAAATGGAGTTGCAAAATCTTGTGGACAGAGAAAAACTTTTAAATATATCTGGTAGAAGTAGAAAGGTTCAAATGGAGTTAGCAGAAAAATGGGGCATAAAAGAGTACCCTTCACCAGCAGGTGGATGTAAACTTACAGAGCCTAATTATGCAAAACGATTAAAGGATTTACTAAAACATAAGGAAACTCCGGAAGAAAGAGAACTTGAATTATTAAAATACGGAAGACATTTTAGAATATCAGAGAATTGTAAAATAATATCTACTAGAACTAAAGAAGAAGGGGATATTATTAAAAATTACTTAAATTCAAAAGACTATATGTTTTTAGCGTGTGACTATAATGGTTCTACGGTTGTAATAATAGGAGAACCTAATGAAGAGGATGTAAAATTAGCAGCTGAAATAACAGGGCGATATAGCAAAGGTAAAGATGAAGACAAGATAAAAGTTAAGTATGGTAAAATGAATACTAATTTAAATAAAATAATAGAAGTAAAGCCAGCTTCTGATGATTATTTAAAAAAATTTATAATATAA
- the rpmE gene encoding 50S ribosomal protein L31 encodes MREGIHPEYNHDVVVKCACGNTFTTGSTNKELKVEICSKCHPFFTGKQKIVDAGGRVDKFMKKFNLSSEDVK; translated from the coding sequence ATGAGAGAAGGAATACATCCAGAATATAACCATGACGTTGTAGTTAAATGTGCATGCGGTAATACTTTTACAACTGGATCAACTAATAAAGAATTAAAAGTAGAAATTTGTTCAAAATGTCATCCATTCTTTACTGGAAAACAAAAAATAGTTGATGCTGGTGGAAGAGTTGATAAATTCATGAAAAAATTCAACCTATCTAGCGAAGACGTTAAATAG
- a CDS encoding thymidine kinase, protein MYGPKDHGWIEVVAGPMYSGKTEELIRRIRRAEIAKQKVQVFKPEIDNRYSKQDVVSHAGDKIQSVPVKSSKEILEKLLDDTDVIGIDEAQFFDDSLVEIVSKIANNNRRVICAGLDMDFKGEPFGPMPELMAIAEFVDKIQAVCMVCNNPATRTQRLINGKPAKKSDPVVLIGAQESYEARCRKCHCVPR, encoded by the coding sequence ATGTATGGTCCCAAAGATCATGGGTGGATTGAAGTTGTAGCAGGTCCTATGTATAGTGGCAAAACGGAAGAATTAATAAGACGAATAAGAAGAGCAGAAATAGCAAAGCAAAAAGTTCAAGTTTTTAAACCTGAAATAGACAACAGATATAGTAAACAGGATGTTGTGTCTCATGCAGGAGATAAAATTCAGTCAGTACCAGTTAAAAGTAGTAAAGAAATATTAGAAAAACTTTTAGATGATACAGATGTAATAGGGATAGATGAAGCACAATTTTTTGATGATTCTTTGGTTGAAATAGTAAGTAAAATAGCTAATAATAATAGAAGAGTTATTTGTGCAGGATTAGATATGGATTTTAAAGGAGAACCTTTTGGTCCAATGCCTGAACTTATGGCTATAGCAGAATTTGTAGATAAAATACAAGCCGTATGTATGGTTTGTAATAATCCCGCTACAAGAACTCAAAGACTTATAAATGGAAAGCCAGCAAAAAAATCTGACCCAGTAGTATTAATAGGCGCACAGGAGTCTTATGAAGCTAGATGTAGAAAGTGTCATTGTGTTCCAAGATAA
- the rho gene encoding transcription termination factor Rho: MINKDYESMTVKELREIAKKLDIKNISKFKKSELIQEIKTSQSTAIEKDGKILVEKISPKVIKNGNYIHNKITKENSVNEEKTNSLMKNSEENKAERLKEMINESQRAKGVLEIIENNNYGFLRGQNYLSGPEDIYVSPSQIRRFNLRTGDEVEGKVRIPKDGEKFKALIYVERVNGENPEKAVGRKPFESLVPIYPNERIKLETSSQDLSTRLMDIISPIGKGQRGMIVAPPKAGKTTLLKKIAQSISRNNPLCKLIVLLIDERPEEVTDMQRSIKGEVIYSTFDEEPEHHTKVTYMVLERAKRMVEQGQDVVILLDSITRLSRAYNLTITPTGRTLSGGLDPGALVMPKKFFGAARNIENGGSLTILATALTETGSRMDDMIFEEFKGTGNMEVHLNRKLQERRIFPALDIYKSGTRRDDLLFTDSLEKETAFNIRKLLYEENNVENVTEQVLSILSKTKTNEEFINIISKMDMNKNNK; encoded by the coding sequence TTGATAAATAAGGATTATGAAAGCATGACCGTTAAAGAATTAAGAGAAATAGCTAAAAAGCTTGATATAAAAAATATATCTAAGTTCAAAAAAAGTGAACTTATACAAGAAATAAAAACTTCACAGTCAACAGCTATAGAGAAAGATGGGAAAATTTTAGTTGAAAAAATATCACCTAAAGTTATAAAAAATGGAAACTATATACATAATAAAATCACTAAAGAAAATAGTGTCAATGAAGAAAAAACTAATTCTCTTATGAAAAACAGTGAAGAAAATAAAGCGGAAAGATTAAAAGAGATGATAAATGAATCGCAAAGAGCTAAAGGTGTTTTGGAGATTATAGAAAATAATAATTATGGGTTTTTAAGAGGACAAAATTATTTGTCAGGTCCCGAAGATATATATGTATCTCCATCACAAATAAGAAGATTTAATTTAAGAACAGGTGACGAAGTTGAAGGAAAGGTTAGAATACCAAAGGATGGAGAAAAGTTTAAAGCTTTAATATACGTAGAAAGGGTAAATGGAGAAAATCCTGAAAAAGCAGTAGGAAGAAAACCTTTTGAAAGCTTAGTACCTATATATCCTAATGAAAGGATTAAACTTGAAACAAGTTCACAAGACTTATCTACAAGATTAATGGATATAATATCACCTATAGGAAAAGGACAAAGAGGAATGATAGTAGCCCCTCCTAAAGCAGGTAAAACTACTCTTCTAAAAAAGATAGCCCAAAGCATTTCACGAAATAATCCATTATGTAAACTTATAGTACTTTTAATTGATGAGAGACCAGAAGAAGTAACAGATATGCAAAGATCTATTAAAGGAGAAGTAATATACTCAACTTTTGATGAAGAGCCAGAGCATCATACCAAGGTTACTTATATGGTTTTAGAAAGAGCAAAAAGGATGGTAGAGCAAGGACAGGATGTTGTTATATTATTGGATAGTATAACAAGATTGTCTAGAGCATATAATTTAACTATTACCCCAACAGGTAGGACATTATCAGGTGGATTAGATCCTGGCGCATTAGTAATGCCAAAGAAATTTTTTGGGGCCGCTAGAAATATTGAAAACGGTGGAAGCTTAACCATATTAGCTACAGCTTTAACTGAAACAGGAAGTAGAATGGATGACATGATATTTGAGGAGTTTAAGGGTACTGGAAATATGGAAGTACATCTTAATAGAAAACTTCAAGAAAGAAGAATATTCCCTGCTTTAGATATTTATAAATCAGGTACAAGAAGAGATGATTTATTATTTACAGATTCTTTAGAAAAAGAAACTGCATTTAATATAAGAAAGCTTCTTTATGAGGAAAATAATGTGGAAAATGTAACTGAACAAGTTTTAAGTATATTATCTAAAACTAAGACCAATGAGGAATTTATAAATATAATAAGCAAAATGGATATGAATAAAAATAATAAATAG
- a CDS encoding Ger(x)C family spore germination protein, whose translation MKSKKYLVIMLILSTICMTGCWDKVEIDKKAFVSVLGVDAGKDIGKEKQLEKISPAASFTGSKFDKIRVTYAFPNISELGPEKGGTAGENSMSLDAYSMQDSIDKIVNKSSRNLSFGHLKLMVLNTSILDYSNAFKEVIDYIQRQPAINRMIYIVFSEDKSEEILRFKPNMEKSIENYIIGMLENNEKNNTAFPLTLNEFLEEISQNNTALIPVINIDKKNEDLKISKVAVIKNNKIKGYISTEQSNNIQLINKKFKGGTRTIIRDGSPLDYSIENSERKIKLKDKENLSFDIKLNLEGQIKGYNIDKQISSKGDINKIEEDLNKAIRQEINEVIRISQSEYNTDILDLGEYVHKYHPKLWEKIKGNWNDLYKSLDINVTVDTKVRRIGAIK comes from the coding sequence ATGAAATCAAAAAAGTATTTAGTTATAATGCTTATATTATCAACTATATGTATGACAGGATGCTGGGATAAGGTAGAAATAGATAAAAAAGCATTTGTTTCCGTTCTAGGAGTGGATGCGGGAAAGGATATAGGAAAAGAAAAACAGCTGGAGAAAATAAGCCCTGCCGCATCTTTTACAGGAAGTAAGTTTGACAAAATAAGAGTAACTTATGCATTCCCCAATATAAGTGAATTAGGACCTGAAAAGGGAGGGACAGCAGGAGAGAATAGCATGTCATTAGATGCATATTCAATGCAGGATAGTATAGATAAAATTGTAAATAAAAGTAGTAGAAATTTAAGCTTTGGACACTTAAAACTTATGGTTTTAAATACAAGTATTTTGGATTATAGCAATGCTTTTAAAGAAGTAATAGATTATATACAAAGACAACCTGCTATAAATAGGATGATTTATATAGTTTTTTCAGAAGATAAAAGTGAAGAAATATTACGTTTTAAACCTAATATGGAAAAAAGTATAGAAAATTATATAATAGGTATGTTAGAAAATAATGAAAAAAATAATACGGCTTTTCCACTTACATTAAATGAATTCTTAGAAGAGATTAGCCAAAACAATACAGCTTTGATACCTGTTATTAATATAGATAAAAAAAATGAAGATCTTAAAATATCAAAAGTTGCTGTAATAAAAAATAATAAAATAAAAGGATATATAAGTACAGAGCAATCTAATAATATACAACTTATAAATAAAAAATTTAAAGGTGGAACTAGAACTATAATAAGAGATGGAAGTCCTTTGGACTATTCTATAGAAAACAGTGAAAGAAAAATTAAGTTAAAGGATAAAGAAAATTTGAGTTTTGATATAAAATTAAATTTAGAAGGCCAAATTAAAGGATATAATATTGATAAACAAATATCTTCTAAAGGTGATATAAATAAAATAGAAGAGGATTTAAATAAAGCTATAAGACAAGAAATAAATGAAGTTATAAGGATATCTCAAAGTGAGTATAATACAGATATCTTAGATTTAGGAGAATATGTTCATAAGTATCATCCTAAGCTGTGGGAAAAAATAAAAGGTAATTGGAATGATTTATATAAAAGTTTAGATATAAATGTTACTGTAGACACAAAAGTTAGAAGAATAGGAGCAATAAAATAA
- a CDS encoding CTP synthase, producing the protein MSTKYIFVTGGVVSSLGKGITAASLGRLLKNRGLKVSIQKFDPYINIDPGTMSPYQHGEVFVTEDGAETDLDLGHYERFIDENLSQNSNVTTGKIYWSVISKERKGDYLGATVQVIPHITTEIKSRVYRVAKEKEVDVVITEIGGTIGDIESLPFLESIRQIKYEVGRENVCFIHVTLLPFLGKAGELKTKPTQHSVKELRGIGIQPDIIVCRSEKQIPEELKEKIGLFCNVGKEDVIQNLDAENLYEVPLMLHKENLDTLACKKLGLNCSEIDNTEWVSMVNNAKNLSKNTTIALVGKYVELHDAYISIVEALNHGGFSNDTKVNIKWINSEEVNENNFEQYLKDVDGILVPGGFGDRGIEGKILAAKWARENKTPFLGICLGMQCAVIEFARNVLNYKGAHSAEIDPNTKYPVIDLMPEQKDIDNMGGTMRLGAYPCKLLKGTNAEKAYGQEVIYERHRHRYEFNNEYRSKLIEAGLILSGTSPDDRLVEIVEINNHPWYVAVQFHPELKSRPNKPHPLFKDFVKATLDKK; encoded by the coding sequence ATGAGCACTAAATATATATTTGTAACAGGTGGGGTTGTTTCTTCATTAGGGAAAGGAATAACAGCAGCTTCTTTAGGAAGACTTTTAAAAAATAGAGGACTTAAGGTTTCAATACAAAAATTTGATCCATATATAAATATAGATCCAGGAACAATGAGCCCTTATCAACATGGTGAAGTATTTGTAACAGAGGATGGTGCGGAAACAGATCTAGATTTAGGACATTATGAAAGATTTATAGATGAAAATTTAAGTCAAAATAGTAATGTAACTACAGGGAAAATTTACTGGTCTGTTATATCTAAAGAGAGAAAAGGTGATTATTTAGGTGCCACAGTGCAGGTAATACCTCATATAACTACAGAAATAAAATCTAGAGTATATAGGGTAGCTAAAGAAAAGGAAGTAGATGTAGTTATAACTGAAATAGGTGGAACTATAGGGGATATAGAATCCTTACCATTTTTAGAGTCTATAAGACAGATCAAATATGAAGTTGGAAGAGAAAATGTATGCTTTATTCATGTAACCTTACTACCTTTCTTAGGGAAAGCAGGGGAGTTAAAGACAAAGCCTACGCAACATTCAGTTAAAGAACTTAGAGGAATAGGGATACAGCCAGATATAATAGTTTGTCGATCAGAAAAACAGATACCAGAGGAATTAAAGGAGAAAATAGGATTATTTTGCAATGTAGGTAAAGAGGATGTTATACAAAATTTGGATGCAGAAAATCTTTATGAAGTACCATTAATGCTACATAAAGAAAATTTAGATACTTTAGCATGCAAGAAATTGGGATTAAATTGCAGTGAAATAGATAATACAGAATGGGTATCGATGGTGAATAATGCAAAAAACCTTTCTAAGAATACTACTATAGCGTTGGTAGGAAAGTATGTAGAATTACATGATGCTTATATATCAATAGTAGAAGCTTTAAATCATGGTGGTTTTTCTAATGATACTAAGGTAAATATAAAATGGATAAATTCTGAAGAAGTAAATGAAAATAATTTTGAGCAGTATTTAAAAGATGTAGATGGTATATTGGTACCAGGTGGATTTGGTGATAGAGGAATAGAAGGTAAAATACTGGCTGCTAAATGGGCAAGAGAAAATAAAACACCTTTTTTAGGAATATGTCTTGGAATGCAATGTGCAGTAATAGAGTTTGCGAGAAATGTATTAAATTATAAAGGCGCTCATAGTGCGGAGATAGATCCAAATACAAAATATCCAGTAATAGATTTAATGCCAGAGCAAAAAGATATAGATAATATGGGAGGAACTATGAGATTGGGGGCATATCCTTGCAAATTACTTAAGGGTACAAATGCAGAAAAAGCTTATGGTCAAGAGGTTATATATGAAAGACATAGACATAGATATGAATTTAATAATGAATATAGAAGTAAATTAATAGAAGCAGGTTTGATATTATCAGGAACAAGTCCAGACGATAGATTAGTAGAAATAGTAGAGATAAATAATCATCCTTGGTATGTAGCTGTTCAATTTCATCCGGAATTAAAGTCAAGACCAAATAAGCCACATCCATTATTTAAAGATTTTGTAAAAGCCACTTTGGACAAAAAATAA
- the spoIIR gene encoding stage II sporulation protein R has protein sequence MKRILVFMLSIIVIFFIGFNFFNLVYGSTSSEQKNISNKIIRFHVLANSDSIEDQSLKLKVKDEIIEYMMPKLDKSNSIDESRKILKENDKEIKKIAENIINKNGYKYSVNTYLGQEQFPIKTYGNITLPQGQYEAYKIIIGNGQGQNWWCVMFPPLCFVDVTKGEVSTKETEQKMKKVLKEEELRSINNSKNSYEIKFKVVEEINKLKK, from the coding sequence ATGAAAAGAATATTAGTTTTTATGTTAAGTATTATAGTTATATTTTTTATTGGCTTTAATTTTTTTAATTTAGTTTACGGGAGTACAAGCAGTGAACAAAAAAACATTTCAAATAAAATAATAAGGTTTCATGTCTTAGCAAATAGTGACAGCATAGAAGATCAAAGTTTGAAACTTAAAGTTAAAGATGAAATAATAGAATATATGATGCCAAAATTAGATAAAAGTAATAGCATAGATGAGTCAAGAAAAATATTAAAAGAAAATGATAAAGAGATAAAAAAAATAGCAGAAAATATTATAAATAAAAATGGATATAAATATTCAGTTAATACTTATTTAGGACAAGAGCAATTTCCTATAAAAACCTATGGTAATATAACATTGCCACAGGGTCAATATGAAGCTTATAAGATAATTATAGGTAATGGTCAGGGTCAGAATTGGTGGTGTGTTATGTTTCCACCATTATGTTTTGTTGATGTAACAAAAGGAGAAGTATCAACAAAGGAAACAGAACAAAAAATGAAAAAAGTATTAAAAGAAGAAGAGTTAAGGTCTATTAATAATTCAAAAAATTCTTATGAAATAAAGTTTAAAGTTGTAGAAGAGATTAATAAATTAAAAAAATAA
- a CDS encoding DUF1385 domain-containing protein yields the protein MGKSTSVGGQAVLEGVMMRGKNGIATAVRKTNEEIVVNKEDYTPYTKKNFFFSLPIIRGFVSLIESLVIGIKTLNYSASFFEEQVEESKFDKWFNEVFKDKADNILIGITLIISFIISAVVFFIFPTFIANFFKKIGIESTLLLNIIEGIIRIAVFLLYILLISNMKDIKRVFQYHGAEHKTIFCYENHMELTPENAIEFTRFHPRCGTNFLFLVMIVSILLFSLTGWSSIWQRILYRIILLPAVSGVTYEIIKWLGKSNSNFAKIIAYPGLMLQKLTTKEPDLKQLEVAIMALKAAEGIENSME from the coding sequence GTGGGGAAAAGTACTAGCGTTGGAGGACAAGCAGTTCTAGAAGGGGTAATGATGAGAGGAAAAAATGGTATAGCAACAGCAGTTAGAAAAACAAATGAAGAAATAGTTGTAAATAAAGAAGACTATACACCCTATACTAAAAAAAATTTTTTCTTTTCTCTACCAATAATAAGAGGCTTTGTATCTCTTATCGAATCTTTAGTAATAGGCATAAAAACTTTAAATTATTCTGCATCATTTTTTGAAGAACAGGTTGAAGAATCTAAATTTGATAAGTGGTTTAATGAAGTTTTTAAAGACAAAGCAGATAACATTTTAATTGGAATAACATTAATCATATCTTTTATTATATCTGCAGTAGTATTTTTTATCTTTCCAACTTTTATAGCTAATTTTTTTAAAAAAATAGGTATAGAAAGTACTTTATTATTAAATATAATAGAAGGAATAATAAGAATAGCTGTATTTTTATTATATATTTTATTAATAAGTAATATGAAAGATATAAAAAGAGTGTTCCAATATCATGGAGCAGAGCATAAGACTATATTTTGTTATGAAAATCACATGGAACTAACACCTGAAAATGCTATAGAATTTACAAGATTTCATCCAAGGTGTGGAACGAATTTCTTGTTTTTAGTTATGATTGTAAGTATACTTTTATTTTCACTTACAGGATGGAGTAGCATATGGCAAAGAATTTTATATAGAATAATATTATTGCCTGCGGTTTCAGGGGTTACCTATGAAATTATAAAATGGTTAGGTAAAAGTAATAGTAATTTTGCAAAAATCATAGCATATCCAGGGCTTATGTTACAAAAACTAACAACTAAAGAACCTGATTTAAAGCAATTGGAGGTAGCCATAATGGCTTTAAAAGCAGCAGAAGGAATTGAAAATTCAATGGAGTGA
- the ypeB gene encoding germination protein YpeB, producing MKKSTRRILYTLTVTLIVVFSSTFAILMTLERNDYRNYLQGEYSKNLHELITSVQNIRVNLSKAPIIASREQEIVTFEEIFKYSSMANDKLHSLPIDQNTITNTSKFLSQVGDFSNSLAKSIVKNNNLSKDDYDNIERLKKESLQLENQLNNVVMDVNEGRIRWGDIRKKVSGVLAKEDPNSIKGQFNNIQKQVMQYPALIYDGPFSDNTLEITPKINSEKKINENEAKKITENIIGNDKVESIKLDANEGKTNIATYRFIVKIKGREGKKDNVICEISKHGGKLVYLIDSKGVGQPKIDKKRAINIGNDYLKRLKISNMVPTYTLNYDNVAVINYVYKQNDVIVYPDQVKLKIALDNGEIIGVESEKYLISHHDRNINKNIKVSEKEAEKRVGKNLNITNVRLSVIPTESNTEVLCYEFSGTYKNDKFKIFINANTGYEERILQILDTPNGELTI from the coding sequence ATGAAAAAAAGTACTAGAAGAATACTATATACTTTAACTGTAACATTGATAGTTGTTTTTTCAAGTACATTTGCTATTTTAATGACTTTAGAAAGAAATGATTATAGAAATTATCTTCAAGGTGAATATAGTAAAAATTTACATGAACTAATAACTTCTGTACAAAACATAAGAGTTAATTTATCTAAAGCACCTATTATAGCTTCAAGAGAACAGGAAATAGTTACATTTGAAGAAATATTTAAATATTCATCTATGGCCAATGACAAATTACATTCATTACCTATAGACCAAAACACAATAACAAATACTAGTAAATTTTTATCCCAAGTGGGAGATTTTTCTAACAGTTTAGCAAAGTCAATAGTTAAAAATAATAATTTGTCAAAAGATGATTATGACAATATAGAAAGATTAAAAAAAGAATCACTTCAGTTAGAAAATCAATTAAATAACGTTGTTATGGATGTTAATGAAGGTAGAATTAGATGGGGAGATATAAGAAAGAAAGTCAGTGGAGTATTAGCTAAAGAGGATCCAAATTCAATTAAAGGTCAATTTAATAATATACAAAAACAAGTTATGCAATATCCAGCTTTAATTTATGATGGTCCTTTTTCAGATAATACTTTAGAAATAACTCCTAAAATAAATAGTGAAAAAAAGATTAATGAAAATGAAGCAAAGAAAATAACTGAAAATATAATAGGAAATGATAAAGTAGAATCTATTAAACTAGATGCAAATGAAGGAAAAACTAATATAGCAACCTATAGATTTATAGTTAAGATTAAAGGTAGGGAAGGTAAAAAAGATAATGTTATATGTGAAATTAGTAAGCATGGTGGAAAACTGGTATATTTAATAGATTCTAAAGGAGTAGGTCAACCTAAAATAGACAAAAAAAGAGCTATAAACATAGGAAATGATTATCTTAAAAGACTTAAAATTTCTAATATGGTACCTACATATACTTTAAATTATGATAATGTAGCTGTAATAAATTATGTATACAAACAGAATGATGTAATAGTGTACCCAGATCAAGTAAAGTTAAAAATAGCTTTAGATAACGGAGAAATAATAGGAGTAGAATCAGAAAAATATTTAATATCGCATCATGATAGGAATATTAATAAAAATATAAAGGTTAGTGAAAAGGAAGCAGAAAAGAGAGTTGGGAAAAATTTAAATATTACTAATGTTAGATTAAGCGTTATTCCAACAGAGTCTAATACAGAAGTTTTGTGCTATGAATTTTCTGGAACTTATAAAAATGATAAATTTAAAATATTTATAAATGCAAATACAGGGTATGAAGAGAGAATATTACAAATACTAGATACCCCAAATGGTGAATTAACAATATGA
- a CDS encoding MGDG synthase family glycosyltransferase, whose product MKILILSVSAGGGHSHAAEALKSYIKLNNNEAKITVIDTLKYINPLIDKVIIGSYLKTLKVTPSLFGKLYDHSEDDEGLATVISSNLSKIMNYKLSHLIDEFDPDVIICTHPFPAEMISIMKDKGKLNIPSLTILTDYAPHSFWIQEHTDAYVVSNSDMIDEMVARDVPKNKIFDFGIPVSPSFLNKYDTEKTLKELDLNINIPTFLIMGGSLGIGKISDLYSELIKIEQNIQIIIITGNNKKLYSQLSKLKEDSDKETRIIGFTNEVNKYMQCCDLLLTKPGGLTITEALVSNIPMAIFSPIPGQEEKNAEFLLRHNLAISIDSIEDTKNIISDLLKSKSALKTMSLNCNKFAKPNSGNDIYNLLKFLMNIKKNESSKNKMFVSNRIISNKNKNLFKSIEKYFIKTAEKFLL is encoded by the coding sequence ATGAAAATTCTAATATTATCTGTTTCTGCTGGAGGTGGCCATAGCCATGCAGCAGAAGCATTAAAATCTTATATAAAATTAAATAATAATGAAGCCAAAATCACTGTAATAGATACATTAAAGTATATAAACCCTTTAATAGATAAAGTTATTATAGGTAGCTATTTAAAAACATTAAAAGTAACTCCTTCTTTATTTGGGAAATTATATGACCATTCAGAGGATGATGAAGGTTTAGCCACAGTTATAAGTTCTAATCTGAGCAAAATTATGAACTACAAACTTTCTCATTTAATAGATGAATTTGACCCAGATGTTATAATATGTACTCATCCTTTCCCAGCTGAAATGATATCTATTATGAAAGATAAGGGGAAATTAAATATACCTTCTCTAACTATACTTACTGATTATGCTCCTCATAGTTTTTGGATTCAAGAGCATACGGATGCTTATGTAGTATCTAATTCAGATATGATTGATGAGATGGTAGCTAGAGATGTTCCTAAAAATAAAATTTTTGATTTTGGTATACCTGTTAGCCCAAGTTTTTTAAACAAATATGATACAGAAAAAACCTTAAAAGAATTAGACTTAAATATTAATATTCCTACTTTTTTAATAATGGGGGGAAGTTTAGGCATAGGTAAAATCTCTGATCTTTATAGCGAATTAATAAAAATAGAACAAAATATACAAATTATTATAATAACAGGTAACAATAAAAAACTATATAGTCAATTAAGTAAACTAAAAGAAGATTCTGATAAGGAAACTAGAATCATAGGCTTTACTAATGAAGTAAATAAATATATGCAATGTTGTGATTTGCTTTTAACTAAGCCTGGTGGTCTTACTATTACAGAAGCATTAGTTTCAAATATACCAATGGCTATTTTTTCACCTATACCAGGTCAAGAAGAAAAAAATGCAGAATTTTTATTAAGACATAATTTAGCCATAAGTATAGACTCTATAGAAGATACAAAAAATATAATAAGTGATTTATTAAAATCTAAATCAGCATTAAAAACTATGAGTTTAAATTGTAATAAATTTGCCAAGCCAAATTCTGGAAATGATATTTATAATTTATTAAAATTTTTAATGAACATAAAAAAAAATGAGTCTTCTAAAAATAAAATGTTTGTATCTAACCGTATAATTAGTAATAAAAATAAAAATTTGTTTAAATCTATAGAAAAATATTTTATAAAAACAGCTGAAAAATTTTTATTATAA